One genomic region from Maridesulfovibrio frigidus DSM 17176 encodes:
- a CDS encoding DAK2 domain-containing protein — MQESNSIRIQYVDGVRFRRGVVAAAGRLIENAPHLDAINVFPVPDGDTGANMAGTMRSIVRSTGDSLEKSIEKMSALIAESALNGAKGNSGAILAQFLCGFAEGVKDMPRISPADFARVASLAARRSCEAIADPKDGTIVSVIKDWATHLSSKAHEYRDFHVLLSDSLLNAQASVKATTEKLAELKSAGVVDAGALGFVYLLEGIVDFLENGKIEKAILPDSAPLYNVGNPPNEASKVAVKSLEFRYCTEFLLKGSGIDKNSIRESVSGMGDSLIVAGLPHCIKIHIHTNDPDKVEEIVSAFATVDKRKVDDMLVQHKRLISDGRKVGIVTDSSCDIPAELRLQYDIRVAPLRLTIDGQEYIDQVNIDSAKFYEMLPKSLKAQTSQPSPGDIKKIYECACSDYENVVSLHMAKVLSGTYQSAVAVSSGLENLQTLDAKKLSVGLGLSVLEAARAAQSGGTVEEVVGVAQKAIANAKIFVTIDTLDYAVKGGRVSKGQGMIAKFLNIKPILEFRNEGQPVTVAKAFGIKRQESALIKLVRENTWGKSNLRFAVSHADALGTAERFARIIKDEFGVEPEFVTEASPVLGLHSGPGACAVAFIADD; from the coding sequence ATGCAAGAATCAAATAGTATACGAATTCAGTATGTTGATGGCGTAAGATTTAGGCGTGGTGTTGTTGCTGCTGCCGGGAGACTTATCGAAAATGCTCCTCATCTAGACGCTATTAATGTTTTTCCTGTTCCGGATGGTGACACTGGGGCGAATATGGCGGGTACTATGCGCAGCATTGTACGTTCCACCGGGGATTCTCTTGAAAAGTCCATAGAAAAAATGAGCGCGCTCATTGCTGAGTCTGCACTTAACGGGGCAAAAGGTAATTCCGGCGCCATTCTCGCGCAATTCCTGTGCGGTTTTGCGGAAGGCGTAAAGGATATGCCTAGAATCTCACCGGCTGATTTTGCACGGGTTGCTTCCCTTGCAGCCCGTCGTTCCTGCGAAGCTATTGCTGATCCCAAAGATGGAACCATCGTTAGTGTAATTAAGGATTGGGCCACGCACCTTAGCTCTAAAGCACATGAATATCGTGATTTTCATGTGCTTCTATCTGATTCTTTATTGAATGCTCAGGCTTCGGTGAAAGCTACAACCGAAAAGCTTGCAGAACTTAAAAGCGCAGGTGTTGTTGATGCTGGCGCTTTGGGATTTGTATATTTACTAGAGGGTATTGTTGATTTTTTAGAGAATGGAAAAATTGAAAAAGCAATTTTACCTGATTCAGCTCCATTATATAATGTAGGGAATCCCCCAAATGAGGCTTCGAAGGTTGCCGTTAAAAGTCTCGAATTTAGATATTGTACAGAATTTTTGCTGAAAGGATCTGGAATTGATAAGAACTCGATACGCGAATCTGTCTCAGGTATGGGAGATAGTCTTATCGTGGCAGGTCTTCCACATTGCATAAAAATCCATATTCACACTAATGATCCTGATAAAGTTGAAGAGATTGTTTCAGCCTTTGCAACTGTAGATAAACGCAAGGTTGATGACATGCTGGTGCAGCATAAGCGTTTGATTTCCGATGGAAGAAAAGTTGGGATTGTTACAGACAGTTCTTGCGATATTCCTGCTGAGCTAAGATTACAATATGACATCAGAGTTGCTCCTTTGCGTCTTACAATTGACGGGCAAGAATATATTGATCAGGTCAATATTGATTCTGCCAAGTTTTATGAAATGCTACCTAAGTCTTTGAAAGCTCAGACTTCTCAGCCTTCACCGGGTGATATTAAAAAGATCTATGAGTGCGCGTGCAGTGATTACGAAAACGTGGTTTCATTGCATATGGCTAAGGTGCTTAGTGGTACTTATCAGAGCGCGGTAGCGGTCAGTTCTGGTCTTGAAAATCTACAAACCCTTGATGCAAAAAAACTGAGCGTTGGGTTGGGGCTTTCTGTTTTGGAAGCGGCAAGGGCTGCACAGAGTGGCGGAACGGTTGAAGAGGTAGTAGGAGTTGCTCAAAAAGCCATTGCAAATGCGAAGATTTTCGTAACTATTGATACATTAGATTACGCAGTGAAGGGCGGCAGGGTTAGCAAAGGGCAGGGAATGATTGCCAAATTCTTAAACATAAAGCCCATTTTAGAGTTTAGAAACGAGGGGCAGCCTGTTACTGTAGCCAAAGCTTTTGGAATCAAACGACAAGAAAGCGCACTTATTAAGCTTGTACGGGAAAATACGTGGGGCAAAAGTAATTTGCGCTTTGCTGTTTCGCATGCTGATGCACTGGGTACTGCTGAGAGGTTCGCACGTATCATTAAGGATGAGTTTGGCGTTGAGCCTGAGTTTGTAACTGAAGCTTCCCCTGTGCTTGGTTTACATAGTGGGCCGGGAGCGTGCGCAGTTGCTTTTATCGCAGACGATTAA
- the deoC gene encoding deoxyribose-phosphate aldolase: MTKLSDLASYIDHTLLDISAVPSDIELLCREAVEYGFASVCIHPCHIAQASHLLKFEKPKVCSVIGFPSGATLAEVKMIEAMRAIEKGADELDMVVNVGALKSGDINSFLNDILLTVEGADGVPVKAIIETGLLSDEQKKQACELAVKAGASFVKTCTGFSCGAATASDIALMRSVVGNSVGVKASGGIKNYSQAVELIEAGASRLGTSSSLNLIKESIGG, translated from the coding sequence ATGACAAAACTTAGTGATTTAGCTTCTTATATTGACCACACTCTTCTTGATATTTCTGCGGTTCCATCTGATATTGAACTGCTTTGCAGAGAAGCTGTTGAATATGGATTTGCTTCGGTATGTATTCATCCTTGCCATATTGCTCAGGCTTCGCATCTTTTGAAATTTGAAAAGCCAAAAGTCTGCTCTGTTATAGGATTCCCTTCGGGAGCGACCCTTGCTGAGGTCAAAATGATCGAAGCAATGCGCGCAATTGAAAAAGGCGCAGATGAATTGGATATGGTTGTCAATGTAGGGGCTCTGAAGTCTGGAGACATCAATAGTTTTTTAAATGATATACTTTTGACGGTTGAAGGTGCTGACGGTGTTCCTGTAAAGGCCATTATTGAAACGGGACTTCTTTCTGATGAACAAAAAAAGCAGGCATGCGAACTGGCTGTTAAAGCTGGTGCTTCGTTCGTAAAAACGTGCACTGGATTTAGCTGCGGGGCTGCAACTGCATCAGATATTGCTCTTATGCGTTCAGTTGTTGGAAATTCAGTAGGCGTTAAAGCTAGTGGCGGCATTAAAAATTATTCCCAAGCTGTCGAGCTAATTGAAGCCGGAGCTTCACGTTTGGGAACTTCTTCTTCTCTAAATTTAATTAAGGAGTCAATTGGTGGCTGA
- a CDS encoding amino acid ABC transporter permease → MNYQFDWNLVLSGQYGQWIVEGLVTTLQISLVSIGFTLLLGTIIAVMRMSKFKPFEWFSFAFVEFFRNTPLLIQIFFWYFGSYSILPDSVNTWLYDHDFEFAAGVISLTFYTAAFIAEEIRAGINSIPKNQLEASRATGLSFMQAYRFVILPQAFRIIIPPLISQSLNLIKNSSLVMTIGVMDLTYMARQVESYSFHGFEAFTVATLIYLVISLIVSFSINMYNKHYLIQIKY, encoded by the coding sequence TTGAATTATCAGTTTGATTGGAATCTAGTTTTAAGCGGTCAGTATGGGCAATGGATTGTTGAGGGGCTTGTTACAACCCTTCAGATATCTTTGGTATCCATTGGTTTTACATTGTTGCTCGGTACCATTATAGCTGTGATGCGTATGTCGAAGTTTAAACCTTTTGAGTGGTTTAGCTTTGCATTTGTTGAGTTTTTTAGAAATACGCCTCTGCTGATTCAGATATTTTTCTGGTATTTTGGTTCCTATTCCATTCTGCCGGATTCAGTTAACACTTGGCTTTATGATCACGATTTTGAATTTGCGGCCGGGGTTATCTCCCTTACATTTTATACTGCCGCGTTTATAGCTGAAGAGATCAGAGCCGGTATTAACTCGATACCCAAAAATCAGCTTGAAGCTTCGCGTGCTACTGGACTTTCGTTCATGCAGGCTTATAGGTTTGTAATTCTACCGCAGGCTTTCAGAATTATTATTCCACCACTTATTTCACAGTCTCTAAACCTTATTAAGAACTCCTCGCTGGTTATGACTATCGGCGTTATGGATCTTACTTACATGGCGAGACAGGTTGAGTCATATTCTTTCCACGGATTTGAGGCTTTCACAGTCGCGACACTTATTTACTTGGTAATTTCGCTAATAGTGTCCTTCTCAATTAATATGTACAATAAGCATTATCTAATCCAGATAAAATATTAG
- a CDS encoding ABC transporter substrate-binding protein, whose translation MKRLSIMVAMVLALALCASTAFADKLQEVKDRGVLICGVKDAVVPFGYIDETTKKLVGMDIDICNYIAGKIGVKAEFKPVTSSTRIAMLVQGSIDLSAATMTHKIARDDTIDFSITYFMDGQKLLVKKGSGITSAADLKGQKVGTAKGSTSEQNILKVQPDCKVLSFEGYPQAFLALKQGKVKAVTTDSTILLGLKNSDPNPSDWEIVGDIISPEPYGIGLPENESNFRDAVNVALIEMWKSGDYQKMYDKWFGPNTKNALPLTWQMEIWP comes from the coding sequence ATGAAAAGACTTTCAATCATGGTTGCAATGGTACTAGCGTTGGCACTTTGTGCTTCTACCGCTTTTGCTGATAAATTGCAGGAAGTAAAAGATCGCGGAGTTCTTATCTGCGGTGTTAAAGATGCAGTTGTTCCTTTCGGTTACATTGATGAAACCACAAAGAAACTTGTTGGTATGGACATCGATATCTGTAACTACATTGCTGGCAAAATCGGCGTTAAAGCTGAATTCAAACCAGTAACATCATCCACACGTATTGCTATGCTCGTTCAGGGATCAATCGATCTTTCTGCAGCTACAATGACTCACAAGATCGCTCGTGACGATACCATTGATTTCAGTATCACATACTTCATGGACGGCCAGAAGCTTCTCGTTAAGAAAGGTTCCGGCATTACTTCCGCAGCTGACCTTAAAGGTCAGAAAGTTGGTACAGCTAAAGGTTCTACTTCTGAGCAGAACATCCTGAAAGTACAGCCTGATTGTAAGGTTCTTTCTTTCGAAGGTTACCCACAGGCTTTCCTTGCTCTTAAGCAGGGTAAAGTTAAAGCTGTAACAACTGACTCTACTATTCTTCTTGGACTCAAAAACTCCGATCCTAACCCATCTGATTGGGAAATCGTTGGTGACATCATTTCTCCTGAGCCTTACGGAATCGGTCTTCCTGAAAATGAATCCAACTTCCGTGATGCTGTAAACGTTGCTCTCATCGAAATGTGGAAGAGCGGCGATTACCAGAAAATGTACGACAAATGGTTCGGACCTAATACAAAGAATGCACTGCCTTTGACTTGGCAGATGGAAATTTGGCCTTAG
- a CDS encoding amino acid ABC transporter ATP-binding protein, whose amino-acid sequence MPMIEIKNLHKWYGDFHVLKGLNDHVNKGEVLVICGPSGSGKSTFIRCINRLEDFQKGTVTFDGKDILDKSVNLNELRAEIGIVFQQFNLYPHLTVLNNVTLAPQKVRNVPRAEAEEVALKLLERVGIHDQAHKYPAELSGGQQQRVAIARALAMKPKVMLFDEPTSALDPEMINEVLNVMKDLAREGMTMLCVTHEMGFAREVADRVIFMDQGEVIEQAPPEEFFKNPRHERTKLFLKEIL is encoded by the coding sequence ATGCCGATGATTGAAATTAAGAATCTCCACAAATGGTACGGCGATTTTCATGTCCTTAAGGGTCTTAATGACCATGTAAATAAAGGTGAAGTGCTTGTTATTTGTGGGCCGAGTGGTTCAGGAAAGAGCACTTTTATTCGCTGTATTAACAGGCTTGAAGATTTCCAGAAAGGAACCGTCACTTTTGATGGGAAAGACATTCTCGACAAGAGCGTTAACCTAAATGAACTGCGTGCCGAAATTGGCATAGTTTTCCAGCAGTTCAACCTTTACCCTCATCTTACAGTATTAAATAATGTAACTCTGGCCCCGCAGAAGGTTCGTAATGTTCCTCGCGCAGAAGCAGAAGAGGTTGCACTTAAATTACTTGAAAGAGTGGGTATTCACGATCAGGCTCATAAGTACCCTGCTGAGTTGTCCGGTGGACAGCAGCAGCGTGTTGCTATTGCAAGAGCGTTAGCAATGAAGCCGAAAGTAATGCTTTTCGATGAGCCTACTTCTGCGCTTGACCCGGAGATGATCAACGAAGTTCTGAATGTTATGAAAGATCTGGCACGCGAAGGAATGACCATGCTCTGCGTTACGCATGAAATGGGATTTGCCCGCGAAGTTGCTGATCGAGTTATATTTATGGATCAGGGTGAAGTTATCGAACAGGCTCCGCCTGAAGAGTTCTTCAAAAACCCACGTCACGAAAGAACTAAGTTATTTTTGAAGGAGATATTGTAG
- a CDS encoding amino acid ABC transporter permease — translation MQWDVVWNNFDYFLWGAFPNGPLGGLAVSIILAVLGIFGAFWIGLAAGLMRLSRNKLVKLTAVFYIEVIRGIPLLMLIFWFYFLVPIIFGSPLPEFHCALIAFIVFTGAYIAEIVKAGVTALPSGQMEAARGSGLSHYQAMRFVILPQALRNMIPSFVNQFVSLTKDTSLAYIIGVNELTRTATQVNNRTLSAPTEIFIAIAVLYFIVCYVLTYTSRRMEKHLARYQARDR, via the coding sequence GTGCAATGGGATGTAGTTTGGAACAACTTTGATTATTTTCTTTGGGGCGCATTTCCCAATGGACCTTTAGGTGGGCTTGCAGTCAGTATTATTCTGGCTGTACTCGGTATCTTTGGTGCATTCTGGATAGGCCTTGCTGCTGGTTTGATGCGTTTATCGCGCAATAAACTAGTTAAATTAACTGCGGTTTTCTACATCGAAGTTATCCGCGGCATACCTTTGCTGATGCTTATTTTCTGGTTCTATTTTTTAGTTCCAATAATATTTGGTTCCCCTTTACCTGAATTTCACTGTGCGCTTATCGCGTTTATAGTTTTTACCGGTGCTTACATCGCAGAAATTGTAAAGGCTGGTGTCACAGCTTTACCGAGCGGGCAGATGGAAGCAGCTAGAGGGAGTGGACTTTCACACTACCAAGCTATGCGGTTTGTAATTCTCCCACAGGCTCTAAGAAACATGATTCCATCGTTTGTTAACCAGTTTGTATCACTTACAAAGGATACTTCTCTGGCTTATATTATCGGTGTAAACGAGCTAACTCGTACTGCAACTCAGGTAAATAACAGAACTTTATCAGCTCCTACTGAGATTTTTATTGCCATTGCCGTACTCTATTTCATAGTTTGTTATGTCTTAACCTACACTAGCCGTAGGATGGAAAAGCACCTTGCACGCTATCAGGCGCGCGATCGTTAG